The Bacteroides fragilis NCTC 9343 genome includes the window GTTCTCTTACTTATTAGGTAATAGAACAGATTCATTTGTTTTATCGCTGCAAAAATAGAGATAATAATTGAAACTCCACAAACAAAATGATAATTTCTTTTCTATAAAAGTGGATTATAACCAGTTGAAGTATCAGTTTGAAATAATTTATTCACTTAATAGAAATATTAGTCATAATTCCTGTTTGATGTAATTACTCAAACAGGAGTTTACAATTTGCAATAATTTGACATCAGAATTATATAATCCAGCCCCTGTTTTATGTTTAGTTAACCTCTAAAAGTTATATTTCATATCTTTTCGCTATTCCGCATTCTATTACCTAATAAGTAAGGGATCACTTTGTTCTATTACCTAATAAGTAAGGGAACAAATTGCAATGCACACAGCAAGATGGTAGTTATTCAAACATTAACGACAACTATCGCAAACATTTCTAAAAGTACAGTATGAAACAGGTATTGCGGTTCAATAAAGTCATTAAAAGGATTGTATTCACCGGAGATCTCATTCTCTTGAATGGCACCTTTCTGTCCTTGTACACCCTATTGGGGAGCAAATTTTTTGCAGATCCATTCATTCACTCACTTCCCCAAGTACTGGTATTGCTCAACTTATGCTACCTGGTTAGCAACATGTCTTCAGGTATCATATTGCACCGCCGTGTAGTACGTCCCGAGCAAATCGTATGGCGTGCCTTACGCAACAGTGCGGGACACGCCTTGTTTTTTTCCTGCGCGCTCACCTTTGGAAACTTCGGCATCCTTTCCGCCCGCTTTTTCTTACTGTTCTACATTGCGTTCACTCTGCTGTTGGTTTGTTACCGGTTATTGTTCCGCAAGATCCTGAAGTCCTATCGTAAGCATGGAGGCAACTCCCGCAGCATCATTCTGGTGGGAAGCAATAGCAATATAATCGAACTCTACCATCAAATGACGGACGACGTCACTTCCGGATTCCGTGTCATCGGCTACTTTGACGACCAGCCAGGCAGCCGCTTCCCCGAAAAGGTGAACTATCTGGGAAAACCCGGTAAGATTGTGGACCGCCTGAAGCAGGGAGGAGTCGAGCAGGTTTATTGTTGCCTGCCTTCGGCCCGCAGCGAAGAGATTCTCCCCATCATCGACTATTGCGAAAATCACCTGATACGCTTTTTCAGTGTCCCCAACGTGCGCAGCTATCTGAAGCGGCGCATGTACTTCGAGCTCCTGGGCAACGTGCCCGTACTCTGCATCCGCCAGGAGCCGCTCAGTTTTGCCGAAAACCGATTCAGGAAGCGTGTGTTCGACATCGCTTTCTCGCTCTTGTTTCTTTGCACCCTCTTCCCCATTATCTATGTCATTGTCGGGCTGACCATCAAAATCACCTCGCCGGGTCCCATCTTCTTCAAGCAAAAGCGCAGTGGAGAAGACGGACGGGAATTCTGGTGCTACAAGTTCCGCTCCATGAAGGTGAACACGCAGAGCGACACCCTGCAGGCCACCTTGCACGATCCCCGCAAAACGCGCTTCGGCAACTTCCTGCGTAAAAGCAGCATCGACGAACTCCCGCAGTTCATCAACGTACTGATGGGCGACATGTCGGTAGTAGGCCCCCGCCCCCACATGCTGAAACACACGGAACAATACTCACAACTGATCAACAAATACATGGTCCGCCATTTCGTAAAACCGGGTGTCACCGGCTGGGCGCAAGTCACCGGCTTCCGCGGAGAGACTCACGAACTATGGCAAATGGAAGGACGTGTGCAACGCGACATCTGGTACATCGAGCACTGGACCTTCATGCTCGATCTATATATTATATATAAAACCGTAAGAAATGCGCTGGAAGGAGAAAAAGAAGCTTATTAAAATAAAGAAAATGAATAAAAGAGATTACACCACAGAGGAACACAGAGTTTCACAGAGAATTTTTTTTCCCCCATCACACAAAAGATGAAAACCCTGTGAAACTCTGTGTACTCTGTGGTGAGCCACCCCATAGTAATATTCTAAAATTAAGATAAATGACAAAAAGACTACTTTTTTTCACGTTAACCTGTATTTTGCTGGCTTCCTGCCAGTCCTACAAGAAAGTACCCTACTTGCAAGACCCGGGAGAGGCGCAACGTGCCGTTGCAGAGGCCAAGCTCTATGATGCCCGCATCCTGCCGAAGGATCTGCTCACCATCGTTGTATCGTGCAGCGATCCGGAATTGGCAGAACCGTTCAACCTGACCGTATCCACCCCTGTCAGCAATACACAAAAAAGCCTGACCAGCCAACCGGCCCTTCAGCAATATCTGGTCGACAACCGGGGCAACATCGACTTCCCCGTGTTGGGCACCCTCCATATCGGCGGACTGACCAAAGGCGAAGCGGAAAGTCTGATCAGGGAAAAGCTGAAAGGATACATCAAAGAAAACACCATTGTGACGGTTCGCATGGCCAATTATAAAATTTCCGTCATCGGCGAAGTGAACAGTCCGGGCACGTTTACCATCAGCAACGAAAAGGTCAACCTCTTCGAAGCCCTTGCCATGGCAGGCGACATGACCGTGTACGGACTGCGCGACAATGTCCGCCTGATCCGCGAGGACGCCGACGGACACCAGCACATCATCACGCTGAACATGAACCGGGCAGACATCATCCAATCGCCCTACTACTATCTGCAACAGAACGACATCCTCTATGTCACCCCCAATAAGACCAAGGCAAAGACAGCCGACATCAGCGCCAGCACCACCATCTGGTTCTCCGTGGTAGGCACGCTCGTGTCGCTTGCCAGTTTAATTATCACCATCGCCAAATAAAGAAACCCCGACAATGAAAGAAGACTTATACGACGATCTATACGAAGAGAAAGAAGAAAAAATAGACTTCCATGCCCTCCTGTTCCGCTACGTCATCCGGTGGCCCTGGTTTGTAGCCTCGGTCATCATCTGCCTGGCAGGAGCATGGCTACACCTCCGGCAGACCACTCCGGTCTACAACATCTCGGCCTCGGTCATCATCAAGGACGATAAGAAAGGGGGCAACAGTGGCGGAAATCTCGCCGCGCTCGAGGGCCTGGGGCTGGTCAACTCGGTATCGAACATCGACAACGAGATTGAAATACTACGTTCCAAAACGCTGGTCAAGCATGTGATCAGCGAGCTGAACCTCTACACCACCTACTCCGTCAAAGGCAGTTTCAACGAAGTAGAGCTTTATAAAAGTTCGCCGGTACTGGTGGGCCTCACCCCGCAAGAAGCAGACAAGCTGCCGGGGCCGGCCGTATTCGAACTCACCCTGTCGCCCGGCAACCGGCTCGACGTGAAAGCCACCGTCGGGGAAACCTCCTACAACAAAAAATTCTCCAAACTGCCGGGCCTGCTCGTCACTCCGGCCGGAACGTTCACCTTCACCCTTGCCGGCGACTCCGCCGGAGTAAGTGAACCGCAGACACTCACCGCCGTTGTAAGCAACCCCATGCAGACGGCAAAGAGGTATGCGGCGGCGCTCAGCGTAGAGCCTACCTCCAAAACCACCTCCATCGTCATCGTCTCGCTCAAAAACACCAACAAGCGTCGGGGCGAGGACTTCATCAACCGGCTGATCGAAGTCTACAACCGGAACACCAACAACGACAAAAACGAAGTGGCGGAGAAAACGGAAGAGTTCATCGCCGGACGTATCCGCATCATCAACGACGAATTGTTCAGTACCGAGAAGGAGCTGGAAACCTTCAAACGGGATGCCGGACTGACGGACCTTGCCAGCGACGCCCAACTGGCTGTGAGCGAAAATTCCGCCTACGAGAAACAACGGGTCGAGAACGGCACCCAGCTCAACCTCGTACGCTACCTCGCCGAATATATCTCCGCTCCGGACAAGATCAACGCCGTACTGCCCGTCAACGTCGGCCTGACCGACCAGTCACTCTCCTCCCTGATCGGGCAATACAACGAAATGGTGCTTCAGCGCAACCGCCTGCTACGCAACTCCTCGGAAAGCAACCCCGTGATCGTGAACCTGGATAGCGGCATCCGTGCCATGCGCGAAAACATCCTGACCACCATCCACAGCGTTCAGAAAGGATTGCTGATCACCAAGGCCGACCTCGACCGTCAGGCCAGCAAGTTCAACCGCCGCATCAGCAATGCGCCCGCGCAGGAACGCCAGTTCGTCAGCATCTCCCGGCAGCAGGAGATCAAAGCCGGACTCTACCTGATGCTGTTGCAGAAACGGGAAGAAAACTCCATCGCACTGGCCGCCACTGCCAACAACGCCAAGATCGTAGACGAGGCCATGGCGGACAACGGTCCCGTTTCTCCCAAGACCAAAACGATCTATATGATAGCCCTCGTCATGGGGATGGGCATCCCCGTAGCCATCATCTACGTCATGGGGCTGCTCCAGTTCCGGATAGAAGGACGGGCCGATGTGGAAAAGCTGACCTCCGCCCCCATCATCGGAGACATCCCCCTGGCCGAAGAGGGTAACGGGAAAGCGGGAGGCATCGCTGTCCGCGAAAACGAAAACAGCCTGATGGCGGAAACCTTCCGGGGCATCCGCACCAACCTGCAGTTTATGCTGGGCGAAGAGAATAAAGTCATCCTGGTCACCTCTACCATCAGCGGCGAAGGAAAAACATTTGTAGCCACCAACCTCGCCATCAGCCTCTCGCTGCTGGGCAAAAAAGTAGTCATCGTAGGGCTCGACATCCGCAAGCCGGGACTCAACAAGGTCTTCAACCTCTCGCAGAAAGAAAAAGGAATCACCCAGTTCCTGGCCGGCCCGCAGACCACCGACCTGATGTCTATGGTGCAGCCCTCCGGGATATCCCGCACCCTGAGCATCCTCCCCGGCGGAA containing:
- a CDS encoding undecaprenyl-phosphate glucose phosphotransferase — translated: MKQVLRFNKVIKRIVFTGDLILLNGTFLSLYTLLGSKFFADPFIHSLPQVLVLLNLCYLVSNMSSGIILHRRVVRPEQIVWRALRNSAGHALFFSCALTFGNFGILSARFFLLFYIAFTLLLVCYRLLFRKILKSYRKHGGNSRSIILVGSNSNIIELYHQMTDDVTSGFRVIGYFDDQPGSRFPEKVNYLGKPGKIVDRLKQGGVEQVYCCLPSARSEEILPIIDYCENHLIRFFSVPNVRSYLKRRMYFELLGNVPVLCIRQEPLSFAENRFRKRVFDIAFSLLFLCTLFPIIYVIVGLTIKITSPGPIFFKQKRSGEDGREFWCYKFRSMKVNTQSDTLQATLHDPRKTRFGNFLRKSSIDELPQFINVLMGDMSVVGPRPHMLKHTEQYSQLINKYMVRHFVKPGVTGWAQVTGFRGETHELWQMEGRVQRDIWYIEHWTFMLDLYIIYKTVRNALEGEKEAY
- a CDS encoding polysaccharide biosynthesis/export family protein translates to MTKRLLFFTLTCILLASCQSYKKVPYLQDPGEAQRAVAEAKLYDARILPKDLLTIVVSCSDPELAEPFNLTVSTPVSNTQKSLTSQPALQQYLVDNRGNIDFPVLGTLHIGGLTKGEAESLIREKLKGYIKENTIVTVRMANYKISVIGEVNSPGTFTISNEKVNLFEALAMAGDMTVYGLRDNVRLIREDADGHQHIITLNMNRADIIQSPYYYLQQNDILYVTPNKTKAKTADISASTTIWFSVVGTLVSLASLIITIAK
- a CDS encoding GumC family protein, coding for MKEDLYDDLYEEKEEKIDFHALLFRYVIRWPWFVASVIICLAGAWLHLRQTTPVYNISASVIIKDDKKGGNSGGNLAALEGLGLVNSVSNIDNEIEILRSKTLVKHVISELNLYTTYSVKGSFNEVELYKSSPVLVGLTPQEADKLPGPAVFELTLSPGNRLDVKATVGETSYNKKFSKLPGLLVTPAGTFTFTLAGDSAGVSEPQTLTAVVSNPMQTAKRYAAALSVEPTSKTTSIVIVSLKNTNKRRGEDFINRLIEVYNRNTNNDKNEVAEKTEEFIAGRIRIINDELFSTEKELETFKRDAGLTDLASDAQLAVSENSAYEKQRVENGTQLNLVRYLAEYISAPDKINAVLPVNVGLTDQSLSSLIGQYNEMVLQRNRLLRNSSESNPVIVNLDSGIRAMRENILTTIHSVQKGLLITKADLDRQASKFNRRISNAPAQERQFVSISRQQEIKAGLYLMLLQKREENSIALAATANNAKIVDEAMADNGPVSPKTKTIYMIALVMGMGIPVAIIYVMGLLQFRIEGRADVEKLTSAPIIGDIPLAEEGNGKAGGIAVRENENSLMAETFRGIRTNLQFMLGEENKVILVTSTISGEGKTFVATNLAISLSLLGKKVVIVGLDIRKPGLNKVFNLSQKEKGITQFLAGPQTTDLMSMVQPSGISRTLSILPGGTVPPNPTELLARQALVEAIDILKKHFDYIVLDTAPIGMVTDTQIIARVADLSVYVCRADYTHKADYTLLEDLRLGNKLPNLCTVINGLDMKKRKYGYYYGYGKYGRYYGYGKKYGYGYGYGQKHN